The genomic stretch ACGAGCACCACGGCCATGCCGGCGGCGAGCACCAGGGAGGCCCACAGCATCGTGGTGCGGGCCGGCCGGCTGCGCACCACGAAGGCGGCGACCGAGCCCGAGCCGGCCATGGCCGTCACCACGATGCCGCCGATGACGTGGTTGTTCACGCCGAAGACGCCCACGGCCAGCGACCCGCCGAGCGAGAGGATCAGCCCTCCGATCGACCAGGTCGCGACCAGGACCGGAACGGCGTTGCGGAACGCGCGCCGGGCGCCGCGCGGGACGGATGCGGTGGGGCGCAGGCTGGCCAGGGCACCGGGCCGCGGCTCGGTGAGGCGGGGCAGCACCACGGCGCAGGCCACCAGCAGCACGGCCAGGAGCACGGTGAGCACCTCGAACACCAACGTCGTCGGTCGTGGGGCGAACTGCACCAGCACACCGGAGAGCAGAGCACCCGCGGCCAGGCCGAAGGTGGGCGAGGCGACGTTGAGACCGGAGGCCAGGGCCGGTCGTTCCGGCGGGGCCAGGTCGCTGATCGTGGCACCGAGCGCGCCCAGCCCGACGCCGGTGGCCAGTCCCTGCAGGGCCCGGCCGATGATCAGCTCGGTCACGCCGTCCGCGACCAGGAAGACCACCAGGGAGACGATCTCCAGGGCGACGGCCGTGACGATCACCGGTCGGCGGCCGACGAAGTCGGACAGGCCGCCGACCACGAGCAGCGTCAGGAGCAGCACGACGGCATACACCGCGAACACCAGCGTCAGCATCGGCGCCCCGAAATGCCACTGCTGCTGGTAGACGACGTAGAGCGGTGACGGCGCGCTGGCCGCCGCGAGGAATACCACCGAGGTCAGCGCGACGAGCCAGAAGCCGGCCGCCCGACGGGACTGCGTGATCATCCGGGCCCCCAGAAGGTTCGAACAGAATGGAACTGTGGCAGCCTAGGCCTAGGTTCCGAAATTGTCGAACTATCTGCCGGGCGGGTTTAGGGTGAGCGCATGAGCACGTACGAGCATCCCGAGGTCGCGGATCTCAGCCTTCCCGCGGTGCTGTTCGCCCTGAGCGACCCGGTGCGACTGGAGATCGTCGGGCAGCTCGCGCTCTGGCGCGAGGGGGAGATGCCCCTGGTGTGCGCGTCGGTCGGCCCGCAGATGCCGAAGTCCACCCGGTCGCACCATCTCAAGGTGCTGCGCGAGGCCGGGGTGACGCGTTCGGTGCAGAGTGGGCGCGAGCGCCAGTTGTCACTGCGCCGGGCGGATCTGGACGAGCGCTGGCCCGGACTGCTGGACGCCGTGCTGCCGGGGCGGACGGTGCTTGCTCCCTCGGCCCGGAACCCGACGGCCGGGCCCACGGAAGTGGACCCGGCCGACGCGTGATGTGCGTCTTCAGTGACCGGAGGACGGCGTGACCACAGCGGCCGCACCACCACCGCGCCGGGTGGGCTCGGCCGCCGCGACCAGGTGCTTTCCGCCGAGGAACCGGATGCCGGTGGCGGCGCCGATCTCAGGGTTGGCCTTGAGCTGATGGCCCAGCGTGGTCAGTCCCACGCCCAGCGCGGTGCCGGTGATGCCCGGTTCGGCCTCGGACGTGGCCCCGTTGCGCGACGACAGGCGGGGCGCGGCGATCGCGTCGACCAGGGACAGGTTCCGGTCCAGGTTCCCGAGCGCGACCTGGAGCACCGTGGTGATGATCGTGGCGCCGCCGGGTGAGCCGAGGGCCAGATAGGGCTCACCGTTCTTCGTCATGATCGTGGGGGACATCGACGATCGGGGACGTTTGCCCGGACCCGGCAGGTTCGGGTCGGGGACGCCCGCGCTGAGGGGGACGAAGTTGAAGTCGGTGAGCTCGTTGTTCAGCAGGAAGCCGTAGCCGGGCACGGTGATGCCGGAACCCCCGGTCTGCTCGATGGTCAGGGTGTACGCCGCGACGTTGCCCCAGCGGTCGGCGACGGTGAGGTGCGTGGTGCCGTGGTCGTCGCGGGCGGCCGGCTGGGCCACCGTGGTCGTGGTGCAGTCGCCGTACCGGCCGTCTGGCGTGCCGAACGGGATCGGCCGGGCCGCAGCCTTTTCCGGGTCGAACAGCTGGCAGGCCCGCTCGGCGGCGAAGTCTTGCGAGACCAGCTGCGCCGTCGGCGTGCCGACCCGGTCGCCGACGTAGCGGTTGCGGTCGGCGAACGCCGTGGCACTGGCCTCGGCC from Kineosporia sp. NBRC 101731 encodes the following:
- a CDS encoding MFS transporter codes for the protein MITQSRRAAGFWLVALTSVVFLAAASAPSPLYVVYQQQWHFGAPMLTLVFAVYAVVLLLTLLVVGGLSDFVGRRPVIVTAVALEIVSLVVFLVADGVTELIIGRALQGLATGVGLGALGATISDLAPPERPALASGLNVASPTFGLAAGALLSGVLVQFAPRPTTLVFEVLTVLLAVLLVACAVVLPRLTEPRPGALASLRPTASVPRGARRAFRNAVPVLVATWSIGGLILSLGGSLAVGVFGVNNHVIGGIVVTAMAGSGSVAAFVVRSRPARTTMLWASLVLAAGMAVVLVAVDITSLPLFFVGLVVTGLGFGAGFVGALGSVAQLVLPHERAELLSAVFVPSYGAFGGAAVLAGLAVPQFGLRPTTTVFGLVVIAMALLAVGAELLARRAEQTQPAGCPEVAPALTAPVR
- a CDS encoding helix-turn-helix domain-containing protein, producing MSTYEHPEVADLSLPAVLFALSDPVRLEIVGQLALWREGEMPLVCASVGPQMPKSTRSHHLKVLREAGVTRSVQSGRERQLSLRRADLDERWPGLLDAVLPGRTVLAPSARNPTAGPTEVDPADA